The DNA region CGTCGTTAAGAACTTCGGAACTACCCCGGCCTACCATGTCAAAGCGGCATTTGACCCACCGCTGAAGGCGACACCAAATCTGCTTTCGAAAGGCAAGCTGGCCGACGTTCCAATACCAGAGTTCCCGATACTTGCACCGGGCCAAGAATGGCGGACCGGTTGGGATCACTCGGTCTCTCGGAAGCAACATCAGAAAGAATGGGCACCCGTTGCCGGAAAAAAAGAACCCGAGCTGACTGACGAGCAGAAACTTATGATTCAGGCGTACATGAGCTACACCGGCGAAGCCTATTCGTACGAGCAGGCCATCGCAGACATGACGCTGCCACCTAGGCACACCGCAGTGGTGACTTACGAAGACAGTCATGGAAAACACTTTGAGACAAAGGCAGTCCTTGACTCCGAATTATTCAAGGGCACGACATGGGTTGACATCAAAACGGTGCACGATCTCGCCAAGACCCTAGAGCAGCAATTAAAAGAACAGAACAGGGGTCTCGGAGCTATCCACCGCCGTTTGGCCGAATTCGGCACCGAGCATGACGGTATCTGGATATACACCAGCAGCGACGACGAGGAACGCCAATATAGGCGCTCGATATCTAATGCGGAGGCGCAGGAATCTCGCGAATCGCACGATCACCTTGAATGGGCGATGTCGGGCCGAAAAGGCGACGACCCATGGAGGCGGCCGAACCCCAACGACGCGTCGCAAATTCCAATCGAGACAGTCAATATCGGTGACTGGTTCATTCCTGGCGATGACGAATCATTCCAAGTCGGCCAGGCTTGGCGGGTCGCTTTCATCAAAAAGCATGAATTCGAAGACTTCGGCGCTGTGTTTGAGCTATTCAGATCGGATGGCGATTCCATCCGAGAGCGCGAAGGTACGCAGATTTGGTGTATTAGGAGACCATCGTGACGGACGAAGATCCCAAATTCCAACATCCAAAATGTTATGCTAATCTGCACGGCGGGTGTTCTACAAAAATCTCCGGTGAGCATTACATCTCGCATTCGTTGATCAAGCTCTACACGTTCAATGATTCGTCTGTGAGGGTCAAACACGACCACGGCTTCGGCGTTCGCCACGAAGTGCAGCCGAAGTACTTCGTCGTAAATGCGTTGTGCCGCAACCACAACACCTTGTTGGGCAAGGCCGACAAGGCCGCGTTTGAGTTCGCGTCTTTCGTGCGAGGCATTGCACTCAACTTTCTAGGCGGCGCTGGCGCATGGGGCGAACGCGAAGTAATCACGGTCTCGGGCGACGATCTAGAACGGTGGGCACTCAAACTACTATTGAATCATGCTGCGGGTAAAGCATTTTCGGCCAATCAAGGGCAAGTCAGCAGTCCGATCCCGCCGCAAGCGGTTGACTTCCTGCTCGGTCGCACGCAGTGGCCGTTCGGTATGGGTTTGTGCGTGGCGGGCGACCCGGACAACACAGATCTTGGCTATGATCCATTTACGAAAATAGAACACTCTACGACTAATTTCTGGGGCGTCCGGCCACTTCTATGGCACGAAGACCAGACACTCGGCGGCGGTTTGGTCGAATTGAACGGTGTCGGGTTTGGTCTCACTTTGTTTCCTATCAATCGGGGTTACACCGAAGTGAATGGCGTAAAGAACCCGTTCCGTGGCTCGTTGGAACGGCCCGATTACATGGAATGGAATTTAAACGGCGTCGGAAAGCGGGTTAACTTCACCTGGTCGAACCCGACCGAGCACAAGTACATCGTCTACACGATGACGATGCGCCCAAAGCCCTGACGGTTGCGGCGTGGCCGCCTATGCCCACGACTTACTTAATGGCCCCAGGGAGTTCGGCGCAGGATTTCGACCAGTTGGTCGGATATATCGACTGCTTTCTCGAGATCGCTGGCGGATATTGGGCGCGAATGCGCGACGGTATTTCGGGCCGCCTGCACGATCTGTAATTCTTGCTCAAAGACGGTTCTAAATCGCCCAAGTTCTGTGGCGGGAAGAATCGTGTCGAACCTTTTGATTTTCTCCCAGTTCTCCAGAAGTTTGACAACCATCGTCGGGTCAGAACTGGATACTGGTGCCGGGGGCTCAGCGAAGGTCGGCGTGGATTCGCGACCGTGCACGAACGCGTCGACCTTCGTCCGCATGTTCTCGTCCGCTTTGTCGATAGTCTCGCCTGAAATGATGTACATATTGCCGATTCCCTGTGCGCTGGCGTGCGCAAGGTTCTGGCTGAGGAGGTCGAGGCGCTGGGTCTGCGCTTGCAATTGAAGTTCTAGCCGTTCCGCCTTCTGCTCGGACGCAGCCGCCTTTGTCTCCGACGCGTCGGCCTTCTTTTCGGCAGCCTCCAAGCGACGTTTGAGTGATACGCCGAAGACGCCAACTTCGCTCATGTCGGGTACCAGCAACAGAATGACAAGCAATGCGACCGCAACCGTGCCTGCGTCTGTGATCGTGGGACCGGCGCAAGTTTTGGTGACAGTCGCCTCGCCCTTTTCAGTGACAGTTTCGACGTTGCACACCGTGAACCTGCTCGCCAGCAGACAGAAGACGCAAAAGGTCAAAATCGCGAACGCGAGCGCCAAACGCGGAATGCGGTACGAGTTGGCTTTGCAATCGATGGCCAAGTCGCTTCCTCCCGTCGCGTTGGCCTACGCCGTTCGCGATACTAGCGGCACGGACTGCGCATCGATAGCTAACAGATATCAACTACCAGCGAAGACGATGATGGTTGGATCATCGTTGAGCCCTGCCGGGCAGGTGAGTCGAATCGGCCTATACTAGCTGGTGAGAGCGGGTTTTCGGCTTGGTGCCCCCGGCAGGATTCGAACCTGCGGCCTTCTGCTCCGGAGGCAGACGCTCTATCCCCTGAGCTACGGGGGCGCAGTGTCTGGAACACGCCAGAACAAGCTGAGCCATTGGGCTTGCACAGACTAACGCATCATCGGGGCAGCGCCAGCATCGGAACGGATTCGGGGCCTCACCACCGGAGACCATAGGATGGACCCCCGTGACCCCCGCCGATCTGGCCGAGCTACTGAAGAGCACCGCTGCTGCGGTGCTGGCCGCCCACGACCTCGATTCCGCTGCGCTGCCCGCCACGGTGACCGTCGAGCGGCCGCGCAACCCGGAACACGGGGATTACGCCACCAACGTGGCCCTGCAACTGGGCAAGAAGGTCGGCGTCAATCCGCGTGAATTGGCCGGCTGGCTGGTCGAGGCCCTGACCTCCGCCGCCGGCATCGCCTCGGCCGAGGTCGCCGGGCCCGGGTTCGTCAATCTGCGCATCGAGGCCTCGGCCCAGGGCGTGATCCTCAACAACGTCCTCGAGGCCGGCGCGAAATACGGCCACGCCGACGAGCTCGCCGACCTGAAGGTCAACCTCGAGTTCGTCTCCGCCAACCCGACCGGACCCATCCACATCGGCGGCACCCGCTGGGCCGCGGTCGGCGACGCACTGGGCCGGCTGCTCGCTGCCCAGGGCGCCGAGGTGGTGCGCGAGTACTACTTCAATGACCACGGCGCGCAGATCGACCGCTTCGCCCGGTCGCTGGTGGCCGCCGCGAAGGGCGAGCCCGCGCCCGAGGACGGCTATGCCGGCACCTATATCGCCGACATCGCCGCGCAGGTCATCGCCAAGGCACCCGACGCGCTGAGCCAGCCCGCCGCGGAGCAGCAGGAGACTTTCCGCGCCATCGGTGTGGACCTGATGTTCGCCCACATCAAGAAGTCGCTGCACGACTTCGGCACCGACTTCGACATCTTCACCCACGAGGACTCGATGCACACCTCGGGCCGGGTCGACGAGGCGATCGCCCAGCTGCGCAAGACCGGCAACATCTATGACCACGACGGTGCGACGTGGCTGCGCACCACCGACTTCGGCGACGACAAGGACCGCGTCGTCATCAAGAGTGACGGCGAA from Mycolicibacterium sp. MU0053 includes:
- the argS gene encoding arginine--tRNA ligase produces the protein MTPADLAELLKSTAAAVLAAHDLDSAALPATVTVERPRNPEHGDYATNVALQLGKKVGVNPRELAGWLVEALTSAAGIASAEVAGPGFVNLRIEASAQGVILNNVLEAGAKYGHADELADLKVNLEFVSANPTGPIHIGGTRWAAVGDALGRLLAAQGAEVVREYYFNDHGAQIDRFARSLVAAAKGEPAPEDGYAGTYIADIAAQVIAKAPDALSQPAAEQQETFRAIGVDLMFAHIKKSLHDFGTDFDIFTHEDSMHTSGRVDEAIAQLRKTGNIYDHDGATWLRTTDFGDDKDRVVIKSDGEPAYIAGDLAYYLDKRARGFDLCIYMLGADHHGYIARLKAAAAALGDDPDTVEVLIGQMVNLVRDGQPVRMSKRAGTVITLDDLVEALGVDAARYALTRSSVDTPIDIDLELWSSASSENPVYYVQYAHARLSALARNAAELGLIADTDHLELLTHDKEGVLIRNVGEFPRVLKTAASLREPHRVCRYLEDLAGDYHRFYDTCRVLPQGDEVPGDLHRARLALCQATRQVIANGLQILGVTAPERM